A window from Citrobacter amalonaticus encodes these proteins:
- the ykgO gene encoding type B 50S ribosomal protein L36: MQVLNSLRSAKQRHPDCQIVKRKGRLYVICKSNPRFKAVQGRKKRR, translated from the coding sequence ATGCAGGTCTTGAATTCATTACGTAGCGCAAAGCAGCGCCATCCCGACTGTCAGATCGTAAAGCGGAAAGGGCGTTTATATGTGATTTGTAAGAGCAACCCGCGTTTTAAAGCGGTACAGGGAAGGAAAAAACGGCGTTAG
- a CDS encoding YlaC family protein, translated as MTEIQRLLTETIDDLNVREKRDNKPRFSISFIRKHPGLFIGMYVAWFATLAVMLQSETLVDSVWLLVVLFVILNGFFFFDVAPRYRYEDIDVLDLRVCYNGEWYNTRFVPPTLISTILHSPDVDDERKAQLQKMLTRKGELSFYDIFTLARAEATP; from the coding sequence ATGACAGAAATACAACGCCTGCTCACTGAAACCATCGACGATCTGAATGTTCGTGAGAAGCGCGATAATAAGCCCCGCTTTAGCATCAGCTTTATTCGTAAACATCCAGGCCTGTTTATCGGGATGTATGTTGCGTGGTTTGCCACGCTGGCGGTCATGCTGCAATCAGAAACGCTGGTTGACTCCGTCTGGCTGCTGGTGGTGCTGTTTGTCATCCTCAACGGTTTTTTCTTTTTTGATGTCGCCCCGCGCTATCGCTATGAAGATATCGACGTACTGGATTTAAGGGTGTGTTACAACGGCGAGTGGTACAACACCCGCTTTGTGCCTCCTACACTGATTAGCACCATCCTTCACTCCCCGGACGTTGACGATGAACGTAAAGCGCAATTACAGAAGATGCTGACGCGTAAAGGCGAACTGTCGTTTTACGATATCTTCACTCTTGCCCGCGCAGAAGCCACACCATAG
- a CDS encoding EAL domain-containing protein produces MRTRHLVSLVTGVLILAVLVPVGLSVWLAHRQVEKKFIEELDTYSSRVSERTERVVAQAKQALQQINAVNSAPCSREHLLAMRRLSFSYRYVQEVLYLRNNIPRCSSLEQESYTSAFPPPMKITNDGYRAWFTAHNDLGIERYMAALGYGDYIVMIDPASFIDVVPFGAWQIDVAIIGVKRNTVIASSSALAPNILQFTQETTPRHMESHGIIYEIRPFPEMGITIVSWASTLPLQKIWYRQALIWVPAGTLIGLLAAAFILRILRRLQSPHHRLQDAINNRDIKVHYQPIVSLSTGKIVGAEALARWPQTDGSDLSPDIFITLAEETGLTEPLTRLIIETVFEDMGKWLKQHPEQHISINVEAADLASEKLPTLLSKRLNRYQLAPSQIALELTERGFADPKTSSPIVARYRKAGHAIYIDDFGTGYSSLSYLQNLDVDILKIDKSFVDALEYKNVTPHIIEMAKTLKLKMVAEGIETANQEDWLRQHGVHYGQGWLYSKALPKEAFILWAEKRL; encoded by the coding sequence GTGAGAACACGACATCTGGTCAGTCTGGTAACAGGAGTGCTTATCCTCGCCGTATTGGTTCCGGTCGGTTTGAGTGTCTGGCTCGCTCATCGCCAGGTCGAAAAGAAATTCATCGAGGAGCTGGATACCTACTCATCGCGCGTATCTGAACGTACTGAACGCGTGGTGGCCCAGGCAAAACAGGCATTACAGCAGATTAACGCCGTGAACAGCGCACCGTGCTCGCGTGAACACTTACTGGCGATGCGGAGACTTTCCTTCAGCTATCGCTATGTCCAGGAAGTACTGTATCTGCGAAACAACATACCACGCTGTTCCTCTCTGGAGCAGGAAAGTTATACCTCGGCCTTCCCGCCGCCCATGAAAATCACTAACGATGGCTACCGCGCCTGGTTTACCGCGCATAACGATCTGGGGATCGAGCGTTACATGGCAGCACTGGGCTATGGCGACTATATCGTGATGATTGATCCCGCCTCATTTATCGACGTGGTTCCTTTTGGCGCCTGGCAGATCGATGTCGCGATTATTGGCGTAAAACGCAATACCGTCATTGCCAGCAGCAGCGCGCTCGCACCGAATATTCTGCAATTTACTCAGGAAACCACGCCTCGCCACATGGAAAGTCATGGCATTATTTATGAGATTCGCCCTTTCCCGGAGATGGGCATTACCATTGTCAGTTGGGCGTCGACCCTCCCACTACAAAAAATCTGGTACCGGCAGGCGCTGATCTGGGTTCCCGCCGGCACTCTGATCGGTCTGCTGGCCGCCGCCTTTATTTTGCGCATTCTGCGCCGTCTCCAGTCACCCCACCACCGATTGCAGGATGCCATCAATAACCGCGATATTAAGGTCCATTATCAGCCTATTGTGTCACTCAGCACCGGCAAAATCGTAGGGGCGGAAGCGCTGGCGCGCTGGCCGCAAACTGACGGCAGCGACCTGTCGCCCGACATTTTCATCACTCTGGCCGAAGAGACTGGTCTTACCGAACCTCTCACCCGCTTAATCATTGAAACGGTATTTGAGGATATGGGGAAATGGCTGAAGCAGCATCCCGAACAGCATATTTCCATAAATGTTGAAGCGGCGGATCTCGCCTCTGAAAAGCTCCCGACGTTGCTCAGTAAACGGCTTAACCGGTATCAGCTTGCCCCCTCACAGATTGCGCTGGAACTGACGGAACGGGGATTTGCCGATCCGAAAACCAGTTCACCCATTGTCGCCCGCTATCGTAAGGCGGGGCATGCTATCTATATTGATGATTTTGGCACCGGCTATTCCAGTCTTAGTTATTTGCAGAATCTGGACGTAGATATCCTGAAAATCGACAAATCGTTTGTCGATGCGCTCGAATATAAAAACGTGACGCCGCATATCATCGAAATGGCCAAAACGCTGAAGCTGAAAATGGTGGCGGAAGGAATTGAAACGGCTAATCAGGAAGACTGGTTGCGCCAGCACGGCGTCCATTATGGGCAGGGCTGGCTTTACAGCAAAGCGCTGCCCAAAGAAGCATTTATTCTGTGGGCTGAAAAACGCTTATAA